One window from the genome of Eucalyptus grandis isolate ANBG69807.140 chromosome 7, ASM1654582v1, whole genome shotgun sequence encodes:
- the LOC104455019 gene encoding uncharacterized protein LOC104455019, whose product MAPPPAAAARRRGAAALTALLGTLALALLGLPDGAACVPVEDLDAALAALRAGGYGLAANAVAASDLRLDLLAAASATLFAPVDSALFALGMALPAPAYLSALRSHAVPRRLSAADLRRVLSSSSSGPAVVVPTFLPSRSLRVTAGRHPDEIAVDGVEVAALGVFYGRDVAVHGLRGALSLRSQPTDGGALPPVLRRHSGSIFVRVPKVAPPSSHVNDHSGRRSANLTDSSPPERQESYPPSPEIRPLSAPLPAPAEISSVARVGEDGDSDWRGRYGLPADPAPTMMPLFDDGVGEEEGSLEISEPFDDEETMPADEFFDDDDEFWDEDPLLP is encoded by the coding sequence ATGGCgccgccccccgccgccgccgcccgccgacGCGGAGCCGCCGCCCTCACCGCCCTCCTCGGGACGCTCGCCCTCGCGCTCCTCGGCCTCCCCGACGGCGCCGCCTGCGTCCCCGTCGAGGACCTCGACGCCGCGCTCGCCGCCCTCCGCGCCGGCGGCTACGGCCTCGCCGCCaacgccgtcgccgcctccgACCTCCGCCTCgacctcctcgccgccgcctccgccacccTCTTCGCCCCCGTCGACTCCGCCCTCTTCGCCCTCGGCATGGCCCTCCCCGCCCCGGCCTACCTCTCCGCCCTCCGCTCCCACGCCGTCCCCCGCCGCCTCTCCGCCGCCGACCTCCGCCGcgtcctctcttcctcctcctccggcccCGCCGTGGTCGTCCCCACCTTCCTCCCCTCGCGGTCCCTCCGCGTGACCGCGGGCCGACATCCCGACGAGATCGCCGTGGACGGCGTCGAGGTGGCGGCGCTCGGGGTTTTCTACGGCCGCGACGTGGCGGTGCACGGGCTCCGCGGCGCGCTGAGCTTACGATCTCAGCCGACCGACGGCGGTGCTCTTCCTCCGGTGCTCCGCCGTCACTCCGGTTCGATCTTTGTCCGGGTCCCCAAGGTTGCTCCGCCGTCCAGCCACGTGAATGATCATTCAGGTCGGCGCTCTGCCAACCTCACTGATTCGTCGCCTCCGGAACGGCAAGAGAGCTATCCGCCGTCGCCGGAGATTCGACCCTTGTCGGCCCCTTTGCCCGCCCCGGCGGAGATTAGTTCTGTTGCTCGAGTGGGTGAGGACGGCGACAGCGACTGGAGAGGAAGATATGGGCTTCCAGCTGATCCGGCACCGACCATGATGCCGCTGTTTGACGACGGCGTCGGCGAAGAAGAGGGTTCACTCGAGATATCCGAGCCTTTCGACGATGAGGAAACCATGCCCGCTGACGAATTCTTCGACGACGATGATGAGTTTTGGGACGAAGATCCCCTTCTGCCTTGA
- the LOC104452737 gene encoding pinin, with product MGSTAVEKSEEELRKEIDELHRQQREITERLRDPRGLRRGGFPGAGPRNVAANGARQRGFVRPAERTENEDQPPVKRRLLSAVVKVEDGEIIEDAGAAKDVKMRDPLVEGDASANQVDKKPSDWQQGSRSRRDFTQRTGKMEFEAPETEPLPRVLPKNEDPSLVNRNKRMLGQLLGTLERFRKEDMQLSGSDAFMRRSNSLQRAEQRAREESEKLRQQEREQIAEKRKQDLTLRARIAAKAEEKKLELLYLHWTEHHRKLSNFIRTKTKPSIYYLPAKPFEKDATLIEQQKEQDFLEWKNTRRQELSEYQKQIGDQYIANVEKQLERWQNARKARKANDDLNLQETMDKELETHRLEHGPKTRKIPGAGSNEDEDVEDINVGEDDLMDDVLDVDENPRRGDEISKAEAGNASPQPDNTNH from the exons ATGGGGAGCACGGCGGTGGAGAAGAGCGAGGAGGAGCTCCGCAAGGAGATCGACGAGCTCCATCGCCAGCAACGCGAG ATAACGGAGAGGCTTCGAGACCCGAGGGGCCTTCGCAGAGGGGGGTTTCCTGGTGCCGGCCCTCGTAACGTGGCCGCCAATGGAGCTCGGCAGCGCGGTTTCGTTCGCCCG GCCGAGAGGACCGAGAACGAAGATCAGCCTCCTGTCAAGCGCCGCCTTTTGTCCGCAGTCGTCAAG GTGGAAGACGGAGAGATCATAGAGGATGCTGGAGCAGCAAAGGATGTGAAGATGAGGGATCCGTTGGTGGAGGGAGATGCCAGTGCAAATCAAGTTGATAAGAAGCCATCTGATTGGCAGCAGGGCAGTAGGTCAAGGAGAGATTTCACTCAGCGAACAGGAAAGATG GAATTTGAGGCTCCGGAAACGGAACCTCTTCCAAGGGTTTTACCAAAGAATGAGGACCCTAGCTTGGTCAATCGGAATAAAAGAATGCTGGGTCAGCTTCTAGGAACTTTGGAG AGATTCAGAAAGGAGGACATGCAACTGTCAGGATCTGATGCATTTATGCGGAGGTCAAATTCTTTACAAAGA GCTGAGCAAAGAGCGCGTGAAGAAAGTGAAAAGCTGAGGCAGCAAGAGCGTGAGCAAATTgcagaaaagagaaagcaagatttG ACTCTTAGGGCACGAATTGCTGCCAAGgcagaagaaaagaagttggaGTTGCTGTATTTGCACTGGACTGAGCACCATAGAAAACTTAGCAATTTTATAAG GACTAAAACAAAGCCGTCCATATACTATCTACCTGCAAAACCATTTGAGAAAGATGCAACCTTGATCGAGCAGCAAAAGGAGCAG GATTTCCTGGAGTGGAAGAACACTAGGCGACAGGAGCTATCTGAATATCAGAAACAGATTGGCGATCAGTATATTGCAAATGTCGAGAAGCAGTTGGAGAGGTGGCAAAATGCAAGGAAAGCGAGAAAAGCAAATGATGATCTGAACTTACAGGAAACTATGGATAAAGAGTTGGAAACCCACAGGCTGGAGCATGGACCCAAGACCAGGAAAATCCCCGGTGCAGGTAGTAATGAGGATGAGGACGTTGAAGACATTAACGTTGGAGAGGATGACCTGATGGACGATGTGCTGGATGTCGACGAGAACCCCCGCAGAGGTGATGAAATATCCAAGGCTGAAGCAGGTAACGCCAGTCCACAACCCGATAATACTAATCACTAA